A portion of the Limosilactobacillus reuteri genome contains these proteins:
- a CDS encoding IS30 family transposase codes for MTYTHLTTNELTIIAHSFVQKLKAYRVAQMIKRCAETVYRVYRYLETGASIADYQDHYMRNKQRCGRKRTQLSLAELTYINDKIAQGWTPDTIIGRAERPISCNRRTLYRMFERGQFGFDVRSLPMRGKRHPNGYVERRGKAGQLGRSIHERAKDFPHYATEFGHLEADTVQGKKHQGAVMTLTERQSKVEIVLNVHEKTADAINQHLSQWLRKFPRHFFKSITFDNGKEFAGWREIANQFDLHTYFAEVGAPNQRGLNENNNGLLRRDGLTKQLDFRNLPDELVTQLMSKRNNLPRKSLGYRTPYEVFMSYVTDEQLFSF; via the coding sequence ATGACTTACACCCATCTTACCACAAACGAGCTGACAATCATCGCCCATTCTTTCGTGCAAAAGCTTAAAGCGTACCGAGTGGCCCAAATGATCAAACGTTGCGCCGAAACCGTTTATCGCGTTTATCGTTACCTGGAAACCGGTGCCTCAATTGCTGATTATCAAGATCACTATATGCGCAATAAGCAACGTTGTGGCCGAAAACGTACTCAGTTGTCACTGGCTGAACTCACTTATATCAACGACAAAATTGCCCAGGGGTGGACGCCTGATACCATTATTGGGCGCGCTGAGCGCCCAATTAGTTGTAACCGGCGAACTCTTTACCGGATGTTTGAACGTGGCCAGTTCGGCTTCGATGTCCGTTCCTTGCCGATGCGAGGTAAGCGGCACCCGAATGGCTATGTCGAGCGCCGTGGGAAGGCTGGCCAATTGGGGCGAAGTATTCACGAGCGTGCCAAGGACTTTCCGCACTATGCCACTGAATTTGGGCACCTTGAAGCTGATACCGTCCAAGGCAAAAAGCACCAAGGGGCGGTAATGACCCTGACCGAACGCCAATCGAAGGTCGAAATTGTACTCAATGTGCACGAAAAGACGGCTGATGCGATTAACCAACACTTAAGTCAGTGGCTTCGGAAATTCCCGCGGCACTTCTTCAAATCGATTACCTTTGACAACGGAAAAGAATTCGCCGGCTGGCGCGAGATTGCCAATCAATTTGACCTTCACACTTACTTTGCCGAGGTTGGTGCTCCCAATCAACGAGGGCTGAACGAAAACAACAACGGTCTTTTACGCCGGGATGGCTTAACGAAACAGCTAGATTTCCGCAATCTTCCTGATGAATTGGTAACCCAACTGATGAGTAAGCGAAATAACCTGCCCCGTAAATCACTAGGCTATCGAACTCCATATGAAGTATTCATGTCTTACGTCACTGATGAGCAACTATTTTCTTTCTAA
- a CDS encoding glycerate kinase gives MKFVIAPDSFKGGLTAKEAANVMAEGIKRVFPNAEYALVPMAGGGEGTVQSLVDATNGQKMIAKVHNPLNKLVNAEYGILGDGETAVIEMAAASGLQFVNKETANPLITTTYGTGELIKDALDHNIKKIIIGIGGSATVDGGAGMAQALGARLLDVDNHEIGLGGGALASLNQVDFRGLDPRLKNVDIQIASDVTNPLTGKNGAAPVFGPQKGADEEMVNILDKNLHHYARKIVAAGGPDVEQTAGAGAAGGLGAGLIAFTSATMKRGVELVIEATQLRKKAVGADYVFTGEGGIDFQTKFGKTPYGVAKATKEVAPTAPVIVLAGNIGKGVNDLYSSTAIDAIFATPEGAKPLKTALADALIDIAQTAENVARLIKVSRVNN, from the coding sequence ATGAAATTTGTAATTGCTCCAGATTCATTTAAAGGCGGACTAACAGCAAAAGAAGCAGCAAATGTGATGGCAGAAGGAATCAAAAGAGTGTTTCCGAATGCCGAGTATGCTTTAGTTCCAATGGCTGGTGGAGGAGAAGGGACTGTTCAATCCTTAGTTGATGCGACTAATGGTCAAAAAATGATTGCTAAAGTCCACAATCCATTAAATAAATTAGTTAATGCTGAGTATGGGATATTAGGTGATGGGGAAACAGCAGTGATTGAGATGGCGGCAGCAAGTGGGCTTCAATTTGTTAATAAGGAGACTGCGAACCCGCTTATTACAACTACATATGGTACCGGCGAGTTAATTAAGGATGCTCTTGACCATAACATTAAAAAAATAATTATTGGAATTGGGGGAAGTGCAACCGTTGATGGTGGTGCAGGAATGGCCCAAGCACTTGGAGCACGTTTATTGGATGTTGATAATCATGAAATTGGTTTAGGCGGTGGTGCGTTAGCAAGTTTAAATCAAGTCGATTTTCGAGGTTTAGATCCCCGTTTAAAAAATGTAGATATTCAAATTGCATCAGACGTTACCAACCCATTAACAGGAAAAAATGGGGCAGCCCCAGTATTTGGTCCACAAAAGGGTGCTGATGAAGAAATGGTGAATATCTTGGACAAAAATCTTCATCATTATGCACGAAAAATAGTTGCAGCTGGTGGGCCTGACGTTGAACAAACAGCAGGTGCAGGGGCAGCCGGTGGTTTAGGAGCCGGATTAATAGCTTTTACCAGTGCAACAATGAAGCGAGGAGTAGAATTAGTGATTGAAGCAACTCAACTACGAAAAAAGGCAGTTGGCGCGGATTATGTTTTTACTGGTGAAGGAGGAATTGATTTCCAGACTAAATTTGGTAAAACGCCATATGGAGTCGCTAAGGCAACTAAAGAGGTGGCTCCAACTGCTCCGGTAATTGTGTTGGCTGGAAATATTGGTAAAGGTGTGAATGATTTATATTCATCCACGGCCATTGATGCAATTTTTGCAACTCCTGAAGGGGCTAAACCATTAAAAACAGCATTAGCAGATGCACTTATTGATATTGCTCAAACAGCAGAAAACGTTGCGCGTTTAATTAAAGTGAGTCGTGTTAATAATTAG
- a CDS encoding C40 family peptidase, giving the protein MSKKRTHHSNNHRSRGVFAGAVSALSLLAVTTQAVNAEQLTVKSGDTIWGLAKQHGLSVSALEQANPSVKKINDSIDLITVGQQLTLPTAQHDASADLNADGSYTVKPGDTLSSIADRYNVTVSQLMAWNNLSANDSLYIGQQLSVTGPAISIAVNAPVVSAPVSDASVSTQQPVAQSTDATSSVQVQTSAVASASVPQQDVASSQLAGTVPSQSAANSNATLANNTATVATGSSVANSVVTATNAAQTTTANTVQATSTSAENSVAPQTQNVAVSQAASTAVNTTALYGQSFVQAAPVASQAPQSQTAPASQATVNVQNSNAAASQQTTAVTSQTQPQQSQAAASQPAQQAATTNQDLQHGSVVSLATKIANSNSVPYVWGGESLSGMDCSGLVKYVYANAEGKQLPHYTAALENCVDQHPVSEAKPGDLLFWGNHGSTYHTAIYTGNNQYVAAAHPGTNVSTYTISPYFNPSFAGTVK; this is encoded by the coding sequence ATGAGTAAAAAAAGAACACATCATTCAAATAACCATCGATCTCGTGGCGTTTTTGCAGGAGCAGTTAGTGCCTTGAGTTTATTAGCAGTAACAACACAAGCAGTTAATGCTGAACAGCTTACTGTTAAGTCTGGTGACACTATTTGGGGGCTTGCAAAACAACATGGACTTTCTGTTAGTGCATTAGAACAAGCAAATCCTTCGGTTAAGAAGATAAACGATAGCATCGACTTAATTACGGTTGGTCAACAATTAACGTTGCCTACTGCTCAACATGATGCTAGCGCCGATTTGAATGCTGATGGTAGTTATACTGTTAAGCCTGGCGACACACTTAGCTCTATTGCTGATCGTTATAATGTAACGGTTAGTCAATTAATGGCATGGAATAACCTAAGCGCTAATGACTCATTATACATTGGACAACAACTCAGTGTAACGGGTCCTGCGATCTCAATTGCTGTAAACGCACCTGTTGTAAGTGCTCCTGTTTCTGATGCGAGCGTATCAACTCAGCAACCAGTTGCTCAATCGACAGATGCAACTTCATCAGTTCAGGTTCAAACTTCAGCAGTTGCCTCTGCTTCTGTGCCTCAACAAGATGTGGCTAGTAGCCAACTAGCAGGAACTGTTCCTAGTCAAAGTGCTGCCAATAGCAACGCAACTCTTGCAAATAACACAGCTACGGTTGCAACTGGCTCCTCAGTTGCTAATAGCGTAGTAACTGCAACAAATGCTGCTCAAACTACTACAGCTAATACTGTTCAGGCTACTTCTACCTCAGCTGAAAATAGCGTTGCACCACAAACGCAAAACGTTGCTGTTAGTCAGGCTGCTTCAACAGCTGTAAATACGACTGCTTTATATGGACAATCATTTGTTCAAGCAGCACCAGTAGCAAGTCAAGCACCACAATCACAGACTGCCCCAGCATCACAAGCAACGGTTAACGTTCAGAACAGTAATGCTGCTGCTTCACAACAAACAACTGCTGTAACATCACAAACTCAACCGCAACAATCACAAGCGGCTGCTAGTCAACCTGCACAGCAAGCAGCAACTACTAATCAAGATTTACAACATGGTTCTGTAGTTAGCCTTGCCACTAAGATTGCTAATTCTAATAGTGTTCCATACGTATGGGGTGGTGAAAGTCTTAGTGGAATGGATTGTTCTGGATTAGTTAAGTATGTTTATGCTAATGCGGAAGGTAAGCAATTACCACACTATACGGCAGCCCTTGAAAACTGTGTGGACCAACATCCAGTTAGTGAAGCTAAGCCAGGTGATCTTTTGTTCTGGGGTAACCATGGTTCAACTTACCATACAGCTATTTATACAGGAAATAATCAATATGTAGCAGCTGCTCACCCTGGAACTAATGTATCGACTTACACGATTAGTCCATACTTTAATCCGAGTTTTGCCGGAACAGTTAAATAG
- a CDS encoding diacylglycerol/lipid kinase family protein: protein MNYSIILNRHAGNGNAEKAWSSIKPVLDQQQIDYHMETTKYPNHGEYLASQIAQSHNARSTIVIAIGGDGTLHQVVNGLMKTAKRLNKEPLAVGYIPAGTGNDFARGYGISMHPQRALDQILTADAPQKINIGHYHEAIRGEEGYFLNNLGIGFDAAIVSRANTFKAHHKKNHIGRFTYLQKAIGVIYDQEPFTLMIQSGRERFIFPKAYIAITSNHPFIGGGFKVAPNASLKKPSLELVIAERKGWPMTIWQLLQLARGKLDQSKFVHHFQSDNLHITTTSLEFSQTDGEEIGNRFIDLTLDISQYPIWQTIEK, encoded by the coding sequence ATGAATTATTCAATCATCCTCAACCGTCATGCTGGTAATGGCAATGCAGAAAAGGCATGGTCGTCAATCAAACCGGTCTTAGATCAACAACAAATTGATTATCACATGGAAACAACTAAGTATCCTAATCATGGAGAATACCTTGCCAGCCAAATCGCCCAATCCCATAATGCGAGATCAACAATTGTCATTGCGATTGGTGGTGATGGTACGCTACATCAAGTTGTTAATGGACTTATGAAGACGGCCAAGCGATTGAATAAAGAACCACTTGCGGTTGGATATATTCCTGCTGGGACAGGAAATGATTTTGCCCGCGGTTACGGGATTTCTATGCATCCACAAAGGGCACTAGATCAAATTTTAACTGCAGACGCACCACAAAAAATTAACATTGGTCATTATCATGAGGCGATTCGGGGTGAAGAAGGCTATTTTCTTAATAATTTAGGAATTGGTTTTGACGCGGCAATTGTTAGTCGTGCTAATACATTCAAGGCTCATCACAAGAAAAATCATATCGGGCGTTTCACCTACCTCCAAAAGGCAATTGGAGTAATCTATGATCAAGAGCCCTTTACCTTGATGATTCAATCTGGGCGTGAACGCTTTATTTTTCCTAAAGCTTATATCGCAATTACCAGCAATCATCCATTTATCGGTGGCGGATTTAAGGTCGCACCAAATGCTTCATTAAAGAAACCATCCTTGGAATTAGTCATTGCTGAACGAAAAGGTTGGCCTATGACAATTTGGCAATTGCTGCAGTTAGCCCGGGGTAAGTTAGACCAATCAAAATTTGTCCACCACTTCCAAAGCGATAATCTCCACATCACAACTACTTCACTAGAATTTAGTCAAACTGATGGAGAAGAGATTGGTAATCGTTTTATCGACCTCACCTTAGACATTAGTCAATATCCAATTTGGCAAACAATAGAAAAATAA
- a CDS encoding DNA-directed RNA polymerase subunit epsilon, whose protein sequence is MTFKVYYQADKTKRPVRENTQSLYIEADSEAEALLMVEHNTDYNIEFVEQLDEKALAYEKQNPNFKLTTF, encoded by the coding sequence ATGACTTTTAAAGTATACTACCAAGCTGATAAGACAAAACGCCCAGTTCGTGAAAATACTCAATCATTGTATATTGAAGCTGATTCAGAAGCTGAAGCACTTTTAATGGTTGAACACAACACTGACTACAATATTGAATTTGTAGAACAACTTGATGAAAAGGCCCTTGCTTACGAAAAGCAAAACCCTAATTTTAAGTTGACGACGTTCTAA
- the def gene encoding peptide deformylase: MYLMKDITRDGNPVLRKRAAKVSFPLSDEDQKLAKDMMKYLEVSQDPELCEKYKLRAGVGLAAPQVGVSKQMAAVLVPAPDEDEKPLFKDVIINPVIVSESVQYGALTEGEGCLSVDKDVPGYVPRHDRITLRYQDVNGETHKVRLKHYPAIVCQHEIDHLHGVLFYDHINKDQPFEAPADTVMIS; this comes from the coding sequence ATGTATTTAATGAAAGATATTACCCGTGACGGCAATCCCGTTTTACGTAAACGAGCTGCTAAGGTCTCATTTCCCCTATCTGATGAAGACCAAAAATTAGCAAAGGATATGATGAAATACTTAGAAGTAAGTCAAGATCCTGAATTATGTGAAAAATACAAGTTACGAGCTGGAGTTGGCCTTGCTGCTCCTCAAGTTGGTGTTTCAAAGCAAATGGCTGCTGTCCTTGTTCCTGCACCTGATGAAGATGAAAAGCCCTTATTTAAGGACGTTATTATTAATCCAGTAATCGTCAGTGAATCGGTTCAATATGGTGCTCTTACTGAAGGTGAAGGTTGTCTTTCAGTTGACAAAGATGTACCTGGCTACGTACCACGACATGACCGCATCACATTACGTTATCAAGACGTTAATGGTGAAACGCATAAGGTACGATTAAAGCATTACCCAGCAATTGTTTGTCAGCATGAAATTGACCATTTGCATGGGGTGCTATTTTACGATCATATTAATAAAGATCAACCATTTGAGGCGCCTGCAGATACAGTGATGATTAGTTAA
- the pdhA gene encoding pyruvate dehydrogenase (acetyl-transferring) E1 component subunit alpha, whose product MANTKAVNFAEIKANEGVPYAKPVQILDNDGNVVNEELMANFSDELLVDLMKKMVWERALHEQTMSFSKQGRLGFYAPTWGEEASEMGTAAAFKKQDFLFPAYRDLPQLIQHGATVAQMYLWSKGHIKGNLFDARALRPQIIIGAQMVEMAGGALGIKKNGEKDTVAYAYTGEGGSSQGDTYEGMNFAGAFQVPGVFIIQNNGWAISFPRKLQTEAQTIAQKAVAAGIPGVQVDGMDVLACYEVAKEAREFAAAGNGPVLIETLTYRFGAHSSAGDDPTRYRTEDETKPWFDKDPLIRLRKYLTKKGLWSEEEEQKYADECKQSFKEAMKEADSVEPEKVSDMLKRTFEVPTPDIKEQIKKYEEKESK is encoded by the coding sequence ATGGCCAATACCAAAGCTGTCAATTTTGCTGAGATTAAAGCCAATGAAGGGGTACCTTATGCAAAACCCGTACAAATTCTTGATAACGACGGAAATGTTGTTAACGAAGAATTAATGGCTAATTTCAGTGATGAATTATTAGTTGACTTAATGAAAAAAATGGTTTGGGAACGTGCCTTGCATGAACAAACAATGAGTTTCTCAAAGCAAGGTCGATTAGGCTTCTATGCTCCAACTTGGGGTGAAGAAGCTTCTGAAATGGGAACAGCTGCTGCATTTAAGAAGCAAGACTTCCTTTTCCCTGCTTATCGTGATTTGCCACAATTAATTCAACATGGAGCAACTGTTGCTCAAATGTACTTATGGTCAAAGGGACACATCAAAGGTAACCTTTTTGATGCACGTGCTCTCCGGCCACAAATCATTATCGGAGCACAGATGGTCGAAATGGCTGGTGGTGCTCTTGGAATTAAGAAGAATGGTGAGAAAGACACTGTTGCCTATGCTTACACTGGTGAAGGTGGAAGTTCACAAGGTGATACTTATGAAGGAATGAACTTTGCTGGTGCATTCCAAGTACCTGGTGTATTTATTATTCAAAATAATGGATGGGCTATTTCGTTCCCACGAAAGCTCCAAACTGAAGCACAAACAATTGCCCAAAAGGCTGTTGCTGCTGGAATTCCAGGTGTTCAAGTTGATGGAATGGATGTCCTTGCATGTTATGAAGTTGCAAAAGAAGCTCGTGAATTTGCTGCTGCCGGTAATGGACCAGTGCTAATCGAAACATTAACATACCGGTTCGGTGCTCACAGTTCAGCAGGTGATGATCCTACTCGTTACCGGACTGAGGATGAAACAAAGCCATGGTTTGATAAAGATCCATTGATTCGTCTTCGCAAGTACCTAACGAAAAAGGGACTTTGGTCTGAAGAAGAAGAACAAAAATATGCTGATGAATGCAAACAAAGCTTTAAAGAAGCGATGAAAGAAGCTGACTCAGTAGAACCTGAAAAAGTTAGCGATATGTTGAAGCGGACGTTTGAAGTACCAACTCCAGACATTAAAGAACAAATTAAGAAGTACGAAGAAAAGGAGTCGAAGTAA
- a CDS encoding alpha-ketoacid dehydrogenase subunit beta, which translates to MAKKTYIKAITEGIDIALAEDPKTLVFGEDVGKNGGVFRATNGLQEKYGVDRVFSTPLAESGILGMSIGLAVTGWRPVPEIQFMGFTFEAMDSIAAQMSRIRFQYNGTKHAPITIRTPYGGGTHTAELHGDDLENFFVGIPGLRVVAPSSAYDAKGLIISAIENNDPVLFLENLRLYRSVKGEVPDDKYTVPLDKANVVQEGTDITIIAYGGEVSEAQKAAKKLAKDNISAEIIDLRSLYPLDTDTIFESIKKTHRVVIVQEAQKMAGVGAQVASAISEGAIMYLDAPVTRVAAPNSVYPFPQAENVWLPGARDIEDAVREVINY; encoded by the coding sequence ATGGCTAAAAAGACTTATATCAAAGCTATTACTGAAGGTATTGACATCGCTTTAGCCGAAGATCCTAAGACTTTAGTATTCGGTGAAGATGTTGGTAAAAACGGTGGTGTTTTCCGTGCTACTAATGGTCTTCAAGAAAAATACGGTGTTGATCGAGTATTTAGTACCCCTCTTGCCGAATCAGGTATTTTAGGAATGTCAATTGGTTTAGCAGTAACTGGCTGGCGTCCAGTACCAGAAATTCAATTCATGGGCTTTACTTTTGAAGCAATGGATTCTATCGCTGCTCAAATGTCACGGATTCGTTTCCAATACAATGGAACTAAGCATGCACCAATTACTATTCGGACTCCTTATGGTGGTGGTACTCATACTGCTGAATTGCACGGGGATGATCTTGAAAACTTCTTCGTTGGTATTCCAGGATTACGGGTTGTTGCACCAAGTTCTGCCTATGATGCTAAGGGCTTGATTATTTCTGCAATTGAAAATAACGATCCAGTTCTTTTCCTTGAAAACCTTCGTCTCTATCGTTCAGTCAAAGGTGAAGTTCCTGATGACAAGTATACTGTTCCGTTGGACAAAGCAAATGTTGTTCAAGAAGGTACTGATATTACAATTATCGCTTATGGCGGTGAAGTATCAGAAGCACAAAAAGCTGCTAAGAAATTAGCTAAGGACAATATTTCTGCTGAGATTATCGACTTGCGTTCTCTTTACCCACTTGATACTGACACGATCTTTGAATCAATTAAGAAGACGCACCGAGTAGTTATTGTTCAAGAAGCACAAAAGATGGCTGGTGTTGGTGCCCAAGTTGCATCAGCTATTTCAGAAGGTGCAATTATGTACCTTGATGCTCCTGTTACTCGGGTTGCTGCTCCTAACTCAGTATATCCATTCCCACAAGCTGAAAATGTTTGGCTTCCAGGTGCGCGTGATATTGAGGATGCCGTACGGGAAGTAATTAATTACTAA
- a CDS encoding 2-oxo acid dehydrogenase subunit E2 codes for MAYIFRLPEMGEGLTEGDVASWLVKEGEAIKADDPLIEIQTDKSTTQLVSPVDGTVKKLFVKEDDHVEKGDKLAEIDDGKPGISTNVESEDDDDETDAGSEEATESEESTAPAADSPSEDNSSKGGVASLAEPNKLVMAMPSVRQYARDKGVDISLVQPSGNHGQVLKEDIDNFNGAAAPAKEDKSTATSAKTAPVAAKTAGNTIKPWNADLEEREPMSNMRKIIAKTTRESKDISPHVTSFDEVEVSALMASRKKYKAVAAEQDIHLTFLPYIVKALVATCKKFPELNASIDDSTQEIVYKHYYNVGILTNTDHGLYNPNIKNADSKSMFEIAKEITENTQAAFDNKLSPESMAGRTISISNIGSIGGGWFTPVINQPDVAILGVGRIDKEPYVNEDGEIVVGRMMKLSLTYDHRLIDGGLAQHALNYMNKLLHDPELLMMEG; via the coding sequence ATGGCATACATTTTTAGACTACCAGAAATGGGAGAAGGATTAACTGAAGGTGATGTTGCTTCTTGGCTCGTTAAAGAAGGAGAAGCAATTAAAGCTGATGATCCTTTAATTGAAATTCAAACTGATAAATCAACTACTCAATTGGTATCTCCAGTTGATGGAACTGTCAAAAAATTATTTGTAAAAGAAGACGACCATGTTGAAAAAGGCGACAAGCTCGCTGAAATTGATGATGGTAAGCCTGGTATTAGTACAAACGTCGAAAGTGAAGACGATGATGATGAAACTGATGCAGGCAGTGAAGAAGCTACCGAAAGTGAAGAATCCACGGCTCCAGCTGCAGATTCCCCTTCAGAAGATAATTCTTCAAAGGGTGGAGTAGCCTCACTTGCAGAACCAAATAAGCTTGTAATGGCAATGCCTTCTGTTCGTCAATATGCCCGTGATAAGGGTGTTGATATCTCACTTGTTCAACCAAGTGGTAACCACGGTCAAGTTCTTAAAGAGGATATTGACAACTTTAATGGGGCAGCTGCTCCAGCTAAGGAAGATAAGAGTACGGCTACGTCAGCTAAGACTGCTCCAGTTGCAGCTAAGACCGCTGGTAATACAATCAAGCCATGGAATGCCGACCTTGAAGAACGTGAACCAATGTCTAATATGCGGAAGATTATCGCTAAGACTACTCGTGAATCAAAGGATATCTCACCACATGTTACATCATTTGATGAAGTTGAAGTATCTGCTCTAATGGCTAGTCGCAAGAAGTACAAGGCAGTTGCTGCAGAACAAGATATTCACTTGACTTTCTTGCCATATATTGTTAAGGCCTTAGTTGCCACATGCAAGAAGTTCCCAGAACTAAATGCTTCAATTGATGATTCTACTCAAGAAATTGTTTACAAGCACTACTACAATGTTGGGATCCTCACAAACACTGACCACGGTCTCTATAATCCAAATATTAAGAATGCAGATTCTAAGAGCATGTTTGAGATTGCAAAAGAAATTACTGAAAATACTCAGGCAGCCTTTGACAACAAGCTAAGTCCAGAATCAATGGCCGGTCGGACTATCAGTATCAGTAATATTGGTTCAATTGGCGGTGGCTGGTTCACCCCTGTTATCAACCAACCAGATGTTGCTATTCTTGGTGTTGGTCGAATTGACAAGGAACCATACGTTAACGAAGATGGTGAAATTGTTGTTGGTCGAATGATGAAGTTATCATTGACTTACGATCACCGTTTAATTGATGGTGGACTTGCACAACATGCATTGAACTACATGAACAAGTTATTACATGATCCAGAATTATTGATGATGGAGGGCTAG
- the lpdA gene encoding dihydrolipoyl dehydrogenase: protein MTDVEQKDTVIVGGGPGGYVAAIRASELGQKVTLIDKGEPGLGGVCLNVGCVPSKALIAAGHRYQETLDSSIYGISKTDAKLDFTKTQEWKDHKVVDRMIRGVKMLLKKHKVEIIDGEAILDNDHQLRVIKPGPKQFMDNDNGRTITWKNLILATGSRPVEIPHFKFEDRVIDSTGGLNLKEVPEELVVIGGGYIGTELAGAYADLGAHVTIIEGTDSILGGFDHDMVDIVVKNLEKKGVDIVTKAMAKDSQQDENSVTVTYEVDGSEKSIKADYCMVSVGRKPNTDDFGLDMTNVKLNDRHQVIVDEQGRTNVPGIWAIGDIVPGPALAHKAFFEAKTAAGAIAGKNTANDWVGVPMVCFADPELAQVGMTVEEAKDKGIDVSTAQFPFAGNARAVSLDAAEGFIRLIYTKDKKNVIGAQGVGPGVSDLAGELSLIVNCGMNVEDVALTIHPHPTLNEPVQEAADIALGFPTHI from the coding sequence ATGACTGATGTTGAACAAAAGGATACAGTAATTGTTGGTGGAGGTCCTGGTGGTTATGTAGCCGCTATTCGAGCTTCAGAATTAGGTCAAAAGGTTACCTTAATTGATAAAGGAGAACCAGGTTTAGGTGGTGTTTGTTTAAACGTTGGATGTGTACCATCTAAAGCATTAATTGCTGCTGGCCACCGTTACCAAGAAACTTTAGACTCATCTATTTATGGTATTTCTAAGACCGATGCAAAGTTAGACTTTACTAAGACTCAAGAATGGAAAGACCATAAAGTTGTCGACCGTATGATTCGTGGAGTTAAGATGCTTTTGAAGAAGCATAAGGTTGAAATCATTGATGGCGAGGCAATTCTTGATAATGACCACCAACTTCGTGTAATTAAGCCTGGTCCAAAGCAATTCATGGATAATGATAATGGTCGGACTATCACATGGAAGAATTTGATTCTTGCAACAGGAAGCCGTCCAGTAGAAATTCCTCATTTTAAGTTTGAAGACCGCGTTATTGATTCAACCGGTGGCTTAAACCTCAAGGAAGTACCAGAAGAATTAGTTGTAATTGGTGGTGGCTACATTGGTACAGAATTAGCTGGTGCCTATGCTGATCTTGGTGCTCATGTAACGATTATTGAAGGTACTGATTCAATTCTTGGTGGATTTGACCACGATATGGTTGATATTGTTGTCAAGAATCTTGAAAAGAAGGGCGTAGACATTGTAACTAAGGCAATGGCTAAAGATTCTCAGCAAGATGAAAATAGTGTTACTGTCACTTATGAAGTTGATGGTAGTGAAAAGAGCATTAAAGCTGACTACTGCATGGTATCTGTTGGTCGTAAACCAAATACTGATGATTTTGGGCTTGATATGACAAATGTTAAGTTAAACGACCGCCATCAAGTAATTGTTGATGAACAAGGCCGGACGAATGTACCTGGTATTTGGGCTATTGGAGATATTGTTCCTGGTCCTGCACTTGCTCACAAGGCGTTCTTTGAAGCTAAGACTGCCGCTGGTGCAATTGCTGGCAAGAATACTGCTAACGATTGGGTTGGAGTACCAATGGTTTGTTTTGCTGATCCAGAATTAGCTCAAGTTGGTATGACGGTTGAAGAAGCTAAAGATAAAGGAATTGATGTATCTACTGCTCAGTTCCCATTTGCCGGTAATGCCCGTGCCGTTTCCCTTGATGCTGCCGAAGGATTTATTCGCTTAATCTATACTAAAGATAAGAAGAATGTTATTGGTGCTCAAGGTGTCGGTCCTGGTGTTAGTGACCTTGCTGGTGAACTTTCATTGATTGTCAACTGTGGTATGAATGTTGAAGATGTTGCTTTAACAATTCACCCACACCCAACATTGAATGAACCTGTTCAAGAAGCTGCAGACATCGCGCTTGGCTTCCCAACACACATCTAA
- a CDS encoding UPF0223 family protein → MNSQNYSYPLDPSWTTKEMETVIAMFRAVEDAYEVGIDRDKILDCYRAFKQVVPSKAEEKQLGREFEKNSGYVLYRVVKAAQESTDKRIKMVGQKND, encoded by the coding sequence ATGAATTCACAAAACTATAGTTATCCGCTTGATCCATCATGGACAACTAAAGAGATGGAAACGGTAATTGCCATGTTTAGAGCGGTTGAAGATGCTTATGAAGTTGGGATTGACAGAGATAAAATTTTAGATTGTTATCGTGCTTTTAAGCAAGTCGTTCCCTCAAAGGCTGAAGAGAAACAATTGGGTCGCGAATTTGAAAAGAATTCGGGTTATGTTCTCTACCGTGTTGTCAAAGCAGCACAAGAGTCAACAGATAAGCGAATTAAGATGGTTGGGCAAAAAAATGATTAG